One window of the Micropterus dolomieu isolate WLL.071019.BEF.003 ecotype Adirondacks linkage group LG08, ASM2129224v1, whole genome shotgun sequence genome contains the following:
- the zhx3b gene encoding zinc fingers and homeoboxes protein 3 — MASKRKSTIPCMIPSKIICPAEEFERDSPVLLRQSRISGGGRYSPLDPGESSKPEVGEAVKDGAGTYTCKPCNFETHDLNLFLDHVYSGHPDFRADPSFFCVSCGVSAPKFEGLALHNARVHPSTLNTTLQLRKRDRRVVVEQNLVTAAETGKDSEISITKTPIMRMLKGKSEHKRIVVSHTVPDEPSSDPHSISASRETERKETAAVTVTHVPTIVHNGTTKVTLPSAIQIVNGSGALPMLKTPITQVVSVVQNRSLHQSAPITASSNFSSSSSPSSSKNLPKVMIPLSSIPTYSASMDSSSFLKTSFSKFPYPTKAELCYLTVVTKFPEEQIKIWFTAQRLKQGISWSPEEIEEARRKMFNTIIQTAPSSSQNQAQSHRSPAQHTITVLPASLGATGIPHILQGSLVSQGGVIVTQPVMANGIQVSSAPVALAVTPKPQAAARPMMQARPAAALVADKGISMVVGTVGSSSTGSNIISSSNSSRGGGVSSIITSSQASVINLSIGNSNHSNAKVSGVNGKVSRANTDCNDKSNSNVTSHINAKNTDLSKASSTVQSVNTVTTETKNTIDSKSNNSNSKTSSDGQKNKDANGSSNKSTGADDIDPGPSDSPNVKMEEASSPASKSSSPSPAAPPSSTPSSRTPVNAFLDPSFYKGKKSQEQLNALKDSFQVSQFPDQEEVDRLIALTGLTVREVRKWFSDRRYHFRQLKGTRSSTGGQNKSGTAAGAGSDSSMPGGGAAGSANPVDLSESSSSSGAKTPQHSSAPLSPTASQTPTSPTTPSRRLLRPSPDFTAIRYKEREPHQLKALENSFSQDPDPSGEEVDRLRSETKMTRREIHGWFAERRKRVAAEKKKEEAERALRDEELETDADGEERQKEDGSGELKVNPIKINLKMLKVTEANGKAEGEGLDSPTLQLQSSSTPASSPSYTPKPSQSSTPTPKPSHSPKPTTIRGKKTAEQLQMLKQVYVRTQWPSATQYDELISATGLPRPEVVRWFGDCRYMQKNSQLKWLEAYQNMALEEDLQKGNAEILQAHLDIHGSLEESQLQELAQASGLTADLVRHWFSTKASLPRMEHAAAAASHTAEPRPVAPDAAAEPRTTGSSPLEPQPGGGTEEKMEQSVCGVATEAEEANTDMTVNLTEGTD, encoded by the exons ATGGCCAGCAAAAGAAAGTCTACTATTCCTTGTATGATTCCCAGCAAGATCATATGCCCAGCAGAGGAGTTTGAACGGGACTCTCCTGTTCTTCTCCGTCAATCCAGGATTTCTGGAGGAGGCAGATATAGCCCCCTCGACCCAGGAGAGTCTTCCAAACCAGAAGTGGGCGAGGCCGTCAAAGACGGTGCTGGCACTTACACCTGTAAGCCTTGTAACTTTGAAACGCATGACCTCAACTTGTTCTTGGATCATGTGTACTCCGGGCACCCAGACTTCCGTGCGGACCCCAGTTTCTTTTGTGTGAGCTGTGGGGTTTCTGCGCCCAAGTTTGAGGGGCTGGCCCTGCATAATGCCAGGGTTCACCCCAGCACACTGAACACAACCCTGCAGCTGAGAAAGAGGGACAGGAGAGTAGTGGTGGAGCAGAATCTGGTGACTGCGGCAGAGACTGGGAAGGATAGCGAGATTTCTATCACCAAAACCCCAATTATGAGGATGCTGAAGGGCAAATCAGAGCATAAACGAATAGTGGTGTCTCACACAGTCCCAGACGAACCTTCATCAGACCCGCACTCCATCTCTGCCTccagagagactgagagaaaagagactGCTGCAGTGACAGTCACCCATGTACCCACAATTGTGCACAATGGAACAACAAAGGTCACTCTGCCCTCTGCAATCCAGATTGTCAACGGGTCTGGAGCATTACCAATGCTCAAGACTCCCATCACACAG GTGGTCTCTGTGGTTCAGAACAGAAGCCTTCATCAATCTGCACCAATTACAGCCTCCTCAAATTTCTCCTCCAGTTCCTCACCTTCTTCCTCCAAAAACCTCCCCAAG gtgATGATTCCTTTGAGCAGCATCCCTACCTACAGTGCCTCCATGGACTCATCCTCCTTCTTGAAGACCTCCTTTAGTAAGTTCCCGTACCCCACAAAGGCGGAGCTCTGCTACCTGACTGTGGTCACAAAGTTCCCTGAAGAGCAGATCAAGATCTGGTTCACGGCCCAGAGACTTAAACAAGGCATCAGCTGGTCCCCTGAGGAGATCGAGGAGGCCAGGAGGAAGatgttcaacaccatcatccagACTGCACCCTCAAGCTCGCAGAACCAGGCCCAGAGTCACCGTAGCCCGGCCCAACACACAATCACAGTCCTGCCCGCCTCACTGGGGGCTACTGGGATCCCTCACATCCTGCAGGGCTCTCTTGTTAGCCAGGGCGGGGTAATTGTTACGCAGCCTGTAATGGCAAACGGTATACAGGTTAGCAGTGCTCCTGTGGCCCTGGCGGTCACGCCTAAGCCCCAGGCAGCAGCCCGCCCCATGATGCAGGCCCGACCAGCTGCAGCCCTGGTGGCAGACAAAGGCATCAGTATGGTGGTGGGAACAGTTGGCAGTAGCAGTACTGGGAGCAACATCATCAGCAGCAGTAATAGTAGTAGGGGAGGGGGCGTTAGCAGTATTATTACTAGCAGTCAAGCTAGTGTCATCAATCTTAGTATAGGAAACAGTAATCATAGTAATGCTAAGGTGAGCGGTGTCAATGGGAAAGTCAGCCGTGCTAACACAGACTGCAATGACAAGAGCAATAGTAATGTTACTAGCCATATAAATGCTAAGAACACTGATCTCAGCAAAGCCAGCAGCACCGTGCAGAGTGTGAACACAGTAACCACAGAAACCAAAAACACCATAGACAGCAAATCTAATAACAGTAACAGCAAAACAAGCAGCgatggacagaaaaacaaagatgcCAACGGTAGCAGCAACAAAAGCACAGGTGCAGATGACATCGACCCCGGCCCCAGTGACTCTCCAAACGTCAAAATGGAGGAGGCGTCTTCCCCTGCCTCAAAGTCTTCTTCCCCCTCTCCCGCAGCTCCTCCAAGCAGCACACCAAGCTCTCGGACACCTGTCAATGCATTCCTGGACCCCAGCTTTTACAAGGGCAAGAAGTCTCAGGAacagctcaacgctctgaaggaCAGCTTTCAGGTCAGCCAGTTTCCCGACCAGGAGGAGGTGGACCGCCTCATTGCTCTGACAGGGCTCACAGTACGAGAAGTCCGCAAGTGGTTCAGCGACCGACGCTACCACTTCCGCCAGCTCAAAGGTACACGCTCCAGCACAGGTGGACAGAATAAGTCTGGCACTGCAGCAGGAGCAGGGAGTGATTCAAGTATGCCAGGAGGTGGCGCCGCTGGCAGTGCCAACCCTGTTGATCTGTctgaaagcagcagcagctctggcGCAAAAACACCCCAGCACAGTTCTGCACCCCTGAGTCCAACTGCATCCCAGACTCCCACCTCTCCCACCACACCTTCCCGCCGACTCCTCAGACCATCTCCTGATTTTACAGCTATCCGCTACAAGGAGAGAGAACCTCATCAG TTAAAGGCTCTAGAGAACAGTTTTTCCCAGGACCCTGACCCATCAGGAGAGGAAGTGGACAGACTGCGATCTGAGACCAAGATGACCAGAAGGGAGATCCATGGTTGGTTCGCTGAGCGGAGGAAGAGAGTGGCggctgagaaaaagaaagaggaggcgGAGCGGGCGTTGAGAGATGAGGAGTTGGAGACAGACGCTGAcggggaggagagacagaaagaggacgGCTCAGGAGAGCTGAAAGTCAACCCtattaaaataaatctgaagATGCTGAAGGTGACGGAGGCCAACGGCAAAGCAGAGGGTGAAGGGTTGGATAGCCCCACTTTACAGCTTCAATCCAGCAGCACACCTGCATCCTCCCCATCCTACACCCCCAAACCATCCCAGTCCTCCACCCCGACACCCAAACCATCCCACTCCCCCAAACCCACAACCATCCGAGGTAAGAAGACAGCGGAGCAGCTGCAAATGCTCAAACAAGTCTATGTGCGTACCCAGTGGCCCAGCGCTACTCAGTATGATGAACTGATCTCAGCTACTGGACTGCCCAGGCCTGAGGTAGTGCGCTGGTTTGGGGACTGCCGTTATATGCAGAAGAACAGCCAGCTGAAGTGGCTAGAGGCTTACCAGAACATGGCTCTTGAAGAGGACCTCCAGAAGGGGAACGCAGAGATCCTGCAGGCCCACCTCGACATCCATGGCAGTCTGGAGGAGTCACAG TTGCAGGAGCTGGCTCAGGCTAGTGGTTTAACAGCGGACCTGGTGCGACATTGGTTCTCCACCAAGGCGTCCTTGCCCCGAATGgaacatgctgctgctgctgcttctcacACGGCAGAACCAAGACCAGTTGCACCAGACGCAGCAGCTGAGCCACGAACAACAGGATCCTCTCCTCTGGAGCCACAGCCAGGAGGAGGGACggaggagaaaatggagcagtcGGTGTGTGGTGTCGCAACAGAAGCAGAGGAGGCAAACACTGACATGACTGTGAATCTTACTGAAG GAACTGACTGA